Genomic segment of Gloeocapsa sp. PCC 7428:
AGCTTTTGCAGAAGTTACTCAACGTTTATTATTGGCTTTACCCAAGGCTCAAGTTAGCTTGTTGTCGGTTCCTCCCTTTAGTACCTTGGCAACTGGGTTTTGGGTAGCGCAACTTGGTCTGAATCCAGGTCCACAAGAACGTTTAATTTATCATAACTGCGCACCTCGTCAAGATAAGTCGGAACCAAGACTCGACAATGAAGGAGAGGGATTAACTTACGCCTTGCTAACCAACGGAGTGAAAGTTGTAGGTGTCAATGCGGGATATACACTATCTTTTATAAAAGACTATGCACAAGTTGTTCAAATAGTCAAGGTATCGCGCGGAGGGTCGCAGTTTCGTTCGCGAGATGTATTTCCGCAAGCAGCAGCGGCGATCGCCCTAGACGATTTTAGCCTTTTGGGAGACGAGTTACGTCCTGAGCAAATTCCTGATGCACCAA
This window contains:
- a CDS encoding S-adenosyl-l-methionine hydroxide adenosyltransferase family protein, encoding MLISLIADYGNGDPAFAEVTQRLLLALPKAQVSLLSVPPFSTLATGFWVAQLGLNPGPQERLIYHNCAPRQDKSEPRLDNEGEGLTYALLTNGVKVVGVNAGYTLSFIKDYAQVVQIVKVSRGGSQFRSRDVFPQAAAAIALDDFSLLGDELRPEQIPDAPSDRVAWIDGYGNIKTTIPAHSVNLNPEDKVIVRVGDVVSDAVYSDGSFKVPEGTLAFAPGSSGWQGKDGKPIRWMELFLRGGNAWERFGRPKVNQVVTRLS